DNA sequence from the Streptomyces sp. HUAS 15-9 genome:
CGCTGACCGACGCGGCGCGCACGGTGGCGCTCGGTTCGAGCCAGGGCGGCGGGATCACCCTCGCGGTGGGCGCTCTGGTCCCCGACCTGGTGGCGGTCGCCCCGAACGTGCCGTTCCTGTGCGACTACCCGCGTGCGACGACGCTGACGGACCGTCACCCGTACCGGGAGATAGCCCTCTACCTCAAGACGCACCGCGGCCGGTTCGACGACGTGCTGCGCACGCTCTCCTATTTCGACGGCGTCCACTTCGCGTCCCGCGGCCGCGTCCCCGCGCTGTTCTCGACGGCGCTGGAGGACCAGACGTGCCCGCCGTCGACGGTCTTCGCGGCCTTCAACGCCTGGGCGCACGACGACAAGGCGATCGAGGTGTACGACTTCAACGACCACGAGGGCGGCGGCCCCTTCCACGAGGCGGAGCAGATGCGCTGGCTGCGGTCGTACGCCTGAGAGGAGCCCGCCGGACGGGGGGAAGCCGCCGTTCCTCTGACCGGCCGACGCCTTCCCTCCAGTCCGACCAGTCGGTACGTTCAGGGGGCCCGGGCCGCAGCATCGCGACCCGGGCTCATCCTGCGACGACGGAGGGCCCATGTCCGAGCACGAGCCAGACGTTCACGGTCACTGCGACGCGCGTTTCGCGGCGGTGCGGCTGGCGTTCGAGGAGAACTTCCGGGACCGGGACGAACTGGGTGCCGCGGTGGCGGTGACGGTCGACGGCGAGACGGTGGTCGACCTGTGGGGCGGCTGGGCGGACGCGGCGCGCACACGCGCATGGGAGCGGGACACGGTGGTCAACGTCTGGTCGACGACGAAGGGCCCGACGGCGCTGTGCGCGCACATCCTCGCCGACCGGGGACTCCTCGACCTGGACGCACCGGTGGCCGCGTACTGGCCCGAGTTCGCCGCCGCCGGAAAAGAGAAGGTCCTCGTACGGCATCTGCTGTCGCACCGGGCCGGGCTGGCCGGGCTGCGTGAACCACACTCGCTCGAGCAGCTCTACGACTGGGAACTGACGACCACGCGACTCGCGGCTACGGAGCCCTGGTGGGAGCCGGGGACCGTGTCCGGGTACCACGCACTGACCTACGGCCACCTCGTCGGCGAGGTCGTACGGCGGGTCTCCGGGCTGCGCCCCGGGGCCTTCCTGGAGCGGGAGGTGACCGGGCCGCTCGGGATCGACTTCACCATCGGCCTGCCGCCGGCGGAGTCCGGGCGGGCGGCCGAGCTGGTGCATCCGCGGGCCGTGAACGCCGGCGAACAGGCCGCGATCTTCAGCCAGTTGACGCCGACCGTGATCGCGGCACTGACCAATCCGCTCGCCGGCGCCGCCGAGGCCAACACGCCGGCGTGGCGGGCGGCCGAGATCCCGGCCGCCAACGGCCACGGCACGGCGCGGGCCGTGGCCGCGCTGTACGGCGTCTTCGCCGGACGCGGCACCTACGGCGGCCGGCGCATCCTCTCCGCCGAGGCGGCCGAGCGGGTGCGCGAGGGGCAGGGCAGCTGCCGCGACCTCGTCCTCGGGGCCGGTTTCGAGCACGAGACGGAGATCGGGCTCGGTCTGTGGCTCAGCGGACCGAACGGTTCGTACGGACCCGATCCGCGCGCTTTCGGACATGACGGCTTCGGCGGCTCCTGCGGGCTTGCCGACCCGGACGCCGGGGTGTCGATGGGCTACACGATGAACCGGATGGGGCCTCATATCGCCGACGACCCACGGAAGATGGCGCTGGTCGACGCCCTGTACCGAGCGCTCTGACACGGACCGCGCGCGGTTCGGTTTCGGCCGAACCGCCGGACCGCTCTTCCCTGATGGTTTAGACCAATGCTAGATATGGTCGCGCAATGAGCCCGCACGGCTACGCTTTGTGACCAGACGTCTTGTGACCAACAGGAGGCGCGGCATGGCCCGCACCACCCCTCACGACCACCCGCAGACCGACGACCAGCCCCTGTACTGGCGGATCGCGACGAGGCTCCTCGCGGAGCTGCGCGACGGAACCGTACCGCCGGGTGAACGACTGCCGGGCGAGCGGCAGTTGGCCGAGCACTTCGGAGTCAGCAGGGAGACCGTCAGGCAGGCGTTGGAAGTGCTGCGGCGGGACGGTCTGGTCGCCACCGACCGACGGGGCAGCCACGCCACGCTGCCCGGCCGGCCGGTGGAGGACCCGGTGTCCCTCGCCTTCCCGGTGGGCGTCCGGAGCGCGGACCCGTGCGCGGTCGACCGGGCCACCGTGACCTGGGAGACACCACCACCGGAGCATGCCGCGGCCCTGGGGCTCGCCCCGCACCGGCCGACCCTGGTGCACCGCTACGAGTCCGCCGCACCCGACGGCCGCACCCTGCGCACCGCGGTGACGTCCTTCTCGGCGGTGGCACTGTCCGAGGTCGAGGAGCTGGGCCGGTACCGCGACCGCGCCGACGGATCGGCCACCGCGCAGCTGCGCCGGGCCTACGACTGGATGCGCAGGGCGGGCCTGGCCCTGCACCACCGGGACTCCATCACCCATGCCACCGACGCCGCCTCGGTCCGGGTGACCCGGCGCGTGCACGACCAGTACGCCCGCCCGCTGGAGATCACCGACCTGGTGGTGGACGCCCAACAGGACGCGCTGGTCTACGAGTTCACCCTGCCTGCGGCGGGCTGACCACGCCCGCGCAGGGCACGCCGGAGGCTACGGCAGCCGTCGCGCCGCCACCAGCCGGGCGCGGGGGCTGCCGTCGTCGCGCCGTCCGAACTCGGGCAGGGGGTACAGGTCCACCGCGAATCCGGCGCGTTCCAGCTCCCGCAGCACACTCCCGAACCGCAACGCCCGGTAGTACATGACGAAGGGCGGCCGCCACACCGCGTTGCGCACCCGCATGACCGCGTCGAAGCCGAGCAGGATCCAGAATCCCGGACGGGACGGACGGGGCGGGGCGAGCACGGGGAACGCGAAGCGACCGCCCGGCCGCAGTACGGAGCGGACCTCTGCGAACAGCCCCGGCAGTTCGCGCGGCAGGAAGTGACCGAAGGCCCCGAAGCTCACCACCAGGTCGAAGGCGGACGCGAACGGCAGGGCACGGGCATCCCCGCGCACCCAGGCGACCCGCGGCCCCTCGGGACGGGGCTGCCGCCGGGCGACGTCGAGCATTCCGGCGCTGAAGTCGACACCCGTGACGCTCTCCCGGCACACCCGCGCCAGCACGTCCGTCCCGGCGCCGGTGCCGCAGCACAGGTCGAGCCCGTCCGCGAAGGGGCCGAGGCCGGTGAGCACCTCGGCCACGGATTCCAGCACCGAGTCCGGCGTACGGAACGGGGTGTGGTCGAACTTGGGCGCCAGCAGGTCGTATCCCCGCTCCACGGACGACAGTGCCTGGACGGCGAGCTCGCGGAGGCTGGGTCCTTCGGGGCTGAACATTCGGCCAGCTTAGGGGGCGGTGCTGTTTCTGTGGACACGGTAACGGACGCAGCCTATTCTCATCGGCATCTAATCAACTAATTGACTATGAGGTGAGCCGATGCGAGCGTTCCGTGAGGCGGTCGAGGCCCGCGATCTCGATGCCGTCGAGGCGCTGCTGGCGCCGGACGTCGTCTTCACCAGCCCCGTCGTGTTCAAGCCGTACCACGGCAAGGCGATCACGGCGGCGATCCTGCGCACGGTCATCCAGGTCTTCCAGGACTTCCGGTACGACCGGGAACTCGCCGGCGCCGACGGCCGCGACCACGCGCTGGTGTTCACCACCCGGGTCGGCGACCGGGAGATCAACGGCTGCGACTTCATCCATGTGAACGAGGACGGCCTGATCGACGAGTTCATGGTCATGGTGCGCCCGCTGTCGGGCGCCCAGGCCCTGGCGGAGGCCATGGGCGCCCAGTTCGACCGCATAACCAAGGAGGCGCAGGAGGCGGAGGAGGCAGCGAAGACCAAGGCGCGTTGACGGAAGCTCCGTGACATGGAAGCGGGCCCAGGGGCAGCGTTGAACGCCCCTGGGCCCGACGGGCGTTGCCTTAGGTGTTCCGGATGGCGTGCACACGGGTCCAGGCGAATGTGCACAGGGCGAGCGCCACAACACCGAACAGCAGGAAACCGCCCGTGATCCGGACATGGGTGAACGTGACGTCGTCCGCCGGCGTGTGGGGGACGTGAGCTCGCCCGGCCCTCTTCCGAACCGGGATCCGCGTCAACTCCGCCCGCCTCCCCCTCCGGGCCCGCCGTCGGCGGAATAGTCCGGGCCGGCTGCATGTTGACGTGTCACAGTCGTACCGCTCCATCGGGTGGTACCCTGCGGACAGCACCTGTGTACGCCCCGTCGTGGGGCGCCGGTGCCAGTTCCACTTCTTCACGCTGATCCGCCGTCGTTTTCCGACCAGGCGCATCGGCTTTCCCGCACCACCTCGCAGCTCTCATCTCCGAGGTGCTGTTCCCGCCGCCCGGAGGCACACCGGTACGCCTCCCTCTCGCGGCCCCCTCCCCCCTTTCCTCATGTCTTCCGTCCGTGAAAGGACTTCCCAATCGTGATGTCAAGCCGCAGCCGTGACGGGAGGTGAACCTTGATAGCACTCTCCGTCACGGATCATCGCCCACAAGACGTTGAGCCTGCGGCGAGCGAGGGCCAGCAGGGCCTGCTTGTGTCCTTCCCCTCGCTGCGCTTGCGCTGGTAGTACGCCTTGGAGGCGGAGCATGTCGTGATGCTGACCATCGCCGAGAGGTACATCGACCGCAGCAGGCCACGGTGGTACCGCTTGGGCCTGCGCAGGTTGCCGCTGACGCGGCCGGAGTCGCGTGGTCTGGGGGCCAAGCCGGCGAAGCCGGCCAGTCGGTCGGCGCTGCCGAAGGCGTCCATGTCACCGCCGGTGGCGGCGATGAACTCGGCACCCAGCTTGGTGCCCATACCGGGGAGGCTGCGGATCACCTCGGCGTGCGGATGCTCGCGAAACCTGGCCTCGATCAGGGCGTCGAGCTCGGCGATCTCCTCATCGAGGGCCATCACCCCCTTCGCGAGGCGGACCACCATGGCGGCGGCCAGCCTCTCGCCGGGCAGCGCAGTCTGCTGGGCTTGCGCGGCTTCCACCGCCTTCTTCGCGAGCGTGGCGGCGCCGCGGACCTTGCGGTGCTTCAGCCAGGTCTCGATCCGCTTGACGCCGGCGCGGCGGATCGCGGCCGGGGTCTGGTAGCCGGTCAGCAGCGTCACCGGGCCCTTGTTGACCAGGTCCAGCGACCGTTCCAACGCGGGAAGATCTCCAGCAGTTGAGCCCGCAGACGGTTGATCTGCCGGGTGCGGTCGAAGACCACGTCCAGCCGCCGGGTGGTCAGAGTGCGCAGGTCGACGGCGATCTCGTCACCGGGCCGCAGCAGCCCGAGGTCCCGGCGGACCCGGGCCTGGTCGGCGATGACGAAGGCGTCCTTCGCGTCGGTCTTGCCCTCGCCCTTGTAGGTGGCCGAGGCCCGGTGGACCGCCAGGCCGGTGAGGTAAGCCATCGGCTGGCCGTGATTGAGCAGCAGGCCAATCAGCAAAGCGGCGCCGCCGTGGTTGAGGTCGACGGCCCACAGCACGTCGGTGGATATCGCCAGGACATCGCCGATGAGCTGCAGCAGCTCGGTCTCGTCGTTCAGGACCCGACGGGACAGCAGACGTTCGCCATCCGCGTTGATCACCACGCAATGGTGGTGTTCCTTGCCGATGTCCACTCCGGCCCAGATCTCGGGCACGTTCCCCTCCGCCAGCTCGCCATCACATCGATCCCGCAGACGACCTCGCCGACGTTGTCCTACAGCAGCGATCGAGTCGCGTCTCCCAATTGGCGGTCGAGTCGTCGCGGGGCTCCGGGCGGCCAAGTCCTTTGAGCCGTCGAACCGGCGCTCGCATGACAGCCATACCGAGAACCCCTGGGCCCTCCGATCTTACGAATGACCAGAGCAACCACCCTTGAAAGGTAGGACCATAAATGACCACCACACTCGAACAGCCCCCCATGCGGCAGCGGCCCGCGACGCCCCAGAGCGTCACCGGTGTCCTCGACATCGACGCCGGCGGGAAGGGGCATCTGCGGGCCCCGAGCTGCCTGCCCTCGTCCTCCGACCTCCAGGTCGGTGCCGCACTGATCCGCCGTCACGGCCTGCGCAGGGGCGACCTCGTCGAGGGCGTCCGCGGAGCGCAGCGCTCGCTCGCCGAGGTCGGGCGCGTGAACGGCCGTACGCCCGAGGAGCTGCACGGCCGCCGGCACTTCCGGGACCTCACTCCCCTGCACCCGCGCGAGCGGATCCGCCTCGAACACCCGGCCTCCGGCCTGGCCGGACGCGTCACCGACCTGTTCGCGCCCGTCGGCAAGGGCCAGCGCGGACTGATCGTGGCCCCGCCGAAGACCGGCAAGACCGTGCTGCTCCAGCAGATCGCGGCCGCCGTCGCCGGCAATCACCCCGAGTGCCGCCTGATGGTGGTGCTGCTCGACGAGCGTCCCGAGGAGGTCACCGAGATGCGGCGCTCCGTCCGCGGCGAGGTGTACGCCTCGACGTTCGACCGGGCGCCCAAGCAGCACATCGCGCTCGCGGAGCTCGTGATCGAGCGGGCCAAGCGGCTCGTCGAGGACGGCGAGGACGTCGTCGTCCTCCTCGACTCCCTCACCCGGCTGTGCCGGGCCCACAACAACGCGGCGGCCTCCGGTGGCCGCACCCTCAGCGGCGGCGTCGACGCGGCGGCGCTGCTCGGCCCCAAGCGGTTCTTCGGCGCCGCGCGCCAGGCCGAGGAGGGCGGCTCGCTCACCATCCTCGCCACCGCCCTGGTGGACACCGGCTCCCGTGCCGACGGCTTCTACTTCGAGGAGCTCAAGAGCACCGGCAACATGGAGCTCCGCCTCGACCGGGAGCTCGCCTCCCGCCGGGTGTTCCCGGCCGTCGAACTCGGCACGTCCGGCACCCGCCGCGAGGAACTCCTGCTCCCCCCGGCCGAGTTGACCGCCGTACGGGGTCTGCGCCGGGCCCTGCAGTCCCGGGACGGCGGTCCGGCGAACCTGGAGACCCTGCTGGAGCGGATGCGCGAGACCCCGGACAACGCGACCTTCCTGCGCCGCGTCCAGCCGACGCTGCCGACCGGCTAGCGCGCGGGTTCGCCGTACGGCCCGTGCGGCATCCGGGTTGTCACTGACACCGTCCGGCCCTGGCAGCGCGCTGAACAGCGGCACCGTTTCTACGTTGACCATATGACTATCGGATTCTCATCCCGGGTGGCTGTGTCGACCTGTGCCCTGTGCGTGGCGGGCCTCCTGGCGCTCACGCCCGCCGCGGCCGCCTCCCGCACCGGAACGGCGGTACCGCAGCCGGCGGTCCTCTACCGGTCCGGCACACAGGTCAGAGCGCACCCCGGGGTGCCCGAGGTCCCGGCGGTCTCCGCGCTGTCGTGGCTGGTGGCCGACGCCGGCACCGGCGAGGTGCTGGCCGCCGGCGACGCGCACCGCAAGCTGCCGCCCGCCAGCACCCTGAAGACGCTCTTCGCCCTCACCGTGCTGCCCGTCCTGCCCGGCGCCATCCAGCACACCGTGCGCCGGCAGGAACTCGCGGACGTCGGCGAGGGCAGCAGCCTGGTCGGGGTCGTCGAGGGACAGACGTACCAGGTGTCCGACCTGTGGCGCGGGGTCTTCCTCAGCTCGGGCAACGACGCCGTGCATGTGCTGGCCTCGCTCAACGGCGGCGTGCGCAGCACCGTCGCCGGGATGCAGGCCAAGGCCCGCGCCCTGGGGGCCCTGGACACCCATGTCGTCTCGCCCGACGGCTACGACGCGCCCGGCCAGGTGTCCTCGGCCTACGACCTGGCGGTCTTCGGCCGGGCCGGACTGCACAACGCCGACTTCGCCCGGTACTGCTCCACCGTCGACGCCCGGTTCCCGGACGGCGCGGGATCCTTCGACATCGAGAACACCAACCGGCTGCTCACCGGCGAGGACGGCGTGGCACGCTACCCCGGTCTGATCGGCGTCAAGAACGGCTACACCAGCAACGCCGGCAACACGCTGGTCGCCGCCGCCCACCGGGGCGGCCGCACGCTCGTGGTGACGGTGATGAACCCTCAGGAGGGCGGCGGGTTCGCCGTGTACGAGGAGGCGCGGGCACTGCTGGACTGGGGTTTCGCGGCAGCCGGGCGGGTCGATCCGGTCGGCTCGCTGGACGGGCTGCGGGCGAAGTCCTCGTCGGCCACGGGCGCGGTGGCGGCGGCCGCGTCCTCGGCTCCCGACGACGACTCCGACTGGCCCGGCACCGGCGTCATCATCGGCGCCGCCGGTCTCGGCGCCGGGGCCCTGGCGCTGGCACTGCGGGTCAAGGGCGGCCGGTCCGCGCGCGGCTGACCGGCGGGCAGCCCGAGGAGCAGGCCCAGCGTGATCCACGCATAGGTGTTGCTGCCGAGGAATCCGTCGAGGCCGGAGGCGTTCTCGAACCACAGCCACACCACGCTGGTGCACAGCACCGCGTACAGGGCGCCCGCCACCCGCGGGTGTCCGGCCCGGACCAGCACGGCGAAGGACGGCAGCAGCCACACCAGGTGGTGCACCCAGGTGATCGGGCTGATGAGACAGGCGGCGAGACCGGTGAGGGCGAAGGCGGCCGTCCAGTCCCCCGCCGCGACGGCCCGGCGCGTCCGCCACGCCCACACGCACAGCACGAGCAGGACCGCCGTCGCCCAGAACGGGGGGTCCGCAGCACCCAGCCGGGCCAGTACGCCCTGCAGCGACTGGTTGGACACATAGTCGAGGCGGCCCACCCGGCCGGTGTCCCACAGCGCCTCGGTCCAGTAGAAGCGCGAGGCCCCGGGATCGGCCAGGGCCGCGAGCGCGGTCGCGGCCACGGCGACCCCGGTGGCCACAGCCGCGGCGCGCCACCGGCGGGCGAGCAGCAGCAGTCCGATGAAGAGGGCGGGCGTGAGCTTGATCGCCGCGCCCAGGCCGATCCCGGTACCCGCCCAGCGGCTGCGGCCGGTCGACAGCAGCAGTCCGTCGCCCAGCACGAGTGCCAGCAGCAGAAGGTTCACCTGGCCGAAGCTGAAGGTGTCGCGCAGCGGTTCGTACAGCGCGAGTCCGCAGGCGGCCAGCGTCCAGCCGTACCAGCCGTACCGTCGCCACTCGGTTCCGGCGAGGATGCGCAGCACGATGGCCAGCGCGGCCAGGTTGAGCAGCACGGAGGCGACGATCGCCGTGCGCAGTCCCACGAAGGCCATCGGGAGCATGACGAGGGCGGCGAACGGCGGATAGGTGAAGCCGTAGGTCGTCGCGGGCACCAGGTAGTCGTAGATCCGGCCGCCGTGGTGGACCCAGGTGTTCACCGTTCCGTAGTAGACCCGCAGGTCGAACCAGTCACGCAGCAGCGGCACGGTCGCCGTGAACAGGGTGACGACGACGGCGAGGACGACGAGCAGGACCAGCCGGCCGCGTTCGGTCTGGGGCGCTCTCATGCCGTACGTCCCAGCGCCGGGGCCTGCGCCGCCTGGTGGGCCTGCCACAGGACGACCACCGCGAGCACTCCGCCGGAGACAGCGAGCACCAGTTGGCCGATGTCCGCGGGGCCGCCGCTGGGCAGGACGGCGAGCGCGAGCACTCCCGCCAGGGCGGCCACCCGGTGCCGTACCGACGTACTCGGCGCGGCGGCCGCGATCAGGAACAGGCCCCACAGGGCGTACCAGGGGCGGATCGCCGGGCCGAAGGCGGCCACCACCAGCAGGCTCAGCCCGAGCGCGTACACCGGTCTCGGGCGCAGCCGCAGCCAGATGAACAGGACGGCGACGGCGGTGACCACGAGGCCGAACGCGTGCCAGACCGGAATGGCCAAGGGCGCCAGATCGCTGCCGAGGTGGTCGAGCAGGGCGCCGGTGGCCCGGCCGAGCAGGCTGGTGAGCGCCCAGTTGTGCGCGGACACCGGGGTGTCCAGGGCGCCTATCCAGCCGTAGCCCGTGCCGGCGACGGCTGTTGCGGCGACCGTGGTGGCACCGGCGGCGGCGCTCGTCGTCAGGAACGCCCGCGCCGGACTGCGGCCCACCCGCGCCTGGACGACCACGATCGCCAGCAGGCCGAGCGCGGCGGGTGCCTTGACCAGCGCGGCGAGGGTGACGAGCACGGCGCCCAGGACAGGCCACCGGCCGAGCGCCGCGACCAGGCCGACCCCGAGCAGACCCAGCATGATGGCGTCGTTGTGGGCGCCCGCGACCAGGTGGAGCAGGACCAGCGGGTTGAGGGCGCCCAGCCACAGGGCCGCGGCCGGGTCGGCGCCGCTGTGCCGGGCCAGACGCGGCAGCGCGGCCGCCATCAGAGCCACCCCGAGCAGCGCGACGAGCCGCATCCCGAAGAGCCCGGCGGGGAGTTCGCCGCGGGTCAGTGCGGACAGGGCCGAGGCCATGGCCAGGAACGCGGGGCCGTACGGGGCCCCGGTGTTGCGCCACACGGGGGCGACCTCGTCGGCCAGCGGACCGCCGAGCATGGCGGGCCCGTGGGCGTACACGTCGATGTGCGCGTCGACCATGGCACCCTGCGCGAGATAGCTGTACACGTCCCGGCTGAACAGCGGCGGTGCGAGCAGCAGCGGGGCCGCCCAGACGGCCAGGACGAACAGCAGGGAGCGCGGGGCCGGCGGCTCGGGGCCGCGGACGAGACGGCCGAGCAGCACCCAGGCCGCGATCAGCAGGACGACGCCGAAGTACACCCCGACCAGGCCCAGGGCCGCCTGCGCCGAGGCGGGGGCCAGCAGTTCCCGGACGGGCAGGGCGCCGGCGGTCTCACCTCCCAGGGCGAGGAAGGCGGTGCCGGCCAGACCGAGTATCCGGCAGCGGCGGAGATCGACGGGAAAAGCCATGGCCAACACTGGGGAAGCGTGTCAACGCCGAATGGCCGGAAGGCGACGCCCCACCCTCCGGCGGGCGGCCTGCACGTGACCGGAGCGTGATCGGCGACGGAGAACGGCTGGTACGCCGCAACGCAAACGCTTGTGGATCAGAACACCGACAGTCCGGTGAGTGTCGTGAAGCGGTCGAGGGCCGCCACTCCCGCGACCGAATTGCCGCGCTCGTCGAGCCCCGGGCTCCATACGCACAGCGTGCACCGGCCCGGTACGACCGCGATGATTCCGCCGCCGACACCGCTCTTGCCGGGCAGCCCGACGCGGTAGGCGAATTCGCCCGCGGCGTCGTAGGTCCCGCAGGTGAGCATCACCGCGTTGACCTGCTTGGCCTGGCTGCGGGTGAGCAGCCGGGTGCCGTCGGCGCGGATGCCGTGGCGGGCCAGGAAGCCGGTGGCCAGGGCGAGGTCGGCACAGGAGGCGGCGATGGAGCACTGCCGGAAGTACTGGTCGAGGAGGACCGGCACCGGGTTGTCGATGTTGCGGTACGACACCATGAAGTGGGCGAGGGCGGCGTTGCGGTCGCCGTGTGCCGTCTCGGAGGCGGCGACGTCCTTGTCGAAGTCCAGGGCGGGGTTGCCGCTCTCGGCGCGCAGGAAGGCCAGGAGCTCACCGGCCGCGTCGCCGGTACGGGTCTGGAGGCGGTCGGTGACCACCAGGGCTCCCGCGTTGATGAAGGGATTGCGCGGGATGCCGTTCTCGTACTCCAGCTGGACCAGGGAGTTGAACGGGTTGCCCGAGGGCTCGCGGCCCACGTGCTCCCAGAGTTCGTCGCCCTCCCGGGCCAGGTCCAGGGCGAGGGTGAAGACCTTGGTGATGGACTGCGTCGAGAACGGCTGCCGCCAGTCCCCCACCCCGTACACCGTGCCGTCCGGCTCGGCCACTGCCATGCCGAAACGGCGTGGGTCGCAGGCCGCGAGCGCCGGGATGTAGTCGGCGGGACGCCCACGGCCGGGCGTGCGCTCCATCTCCTCGGCGATCTGCTCCAGGACCGGCAGGAAGGTGCGCGACGACGTCGTTGTCATGATCGCCATTGTGCCTCCGTGCCGGTCCCGGCGCGTAGTCGCAGGTGCGGACCAGCAGGTCAGGCGCTGGGTGCGCCGCTGCCCGCGAGGATCTCGGGACGCAGCAGGTCCGCGAGGGTCTCGGCGGGCAACAGACCCTTCTCCAGGACGAGTTCGGCCACGCCCCGGCCGGTGACGAGGGCCTCCTTGGCGATGTCGGTGGCCGCCGAGTACCCGATGTGCGGGTTGAGGGCGGTGACCAGACCGATGGAGTTCTCGACGCTCGCGCGCAGCGCCTCGGTGTTGGCGGTGATCCCGTCCACGCAGCGCTCGGCGAGCGTGACGCACGCGCTCTGCAGGTGGGTGATGCTCTCCGACAGGGAGTGCAGGATGATCGGCTCGAAGGCGTTCAGCTGGAGCTGGCCGGCCTCGGCGGCCATGGTGATGGCGACGTCGTTGCCGATCACCTCGAAGGCGACCTGGTTGACCACCTCGGGAATGACCGGGTTGACCTTGCCGGGCATGATGCTCGAACCGGCCTGCACCGGGGGCAGGTTGATCTCGCCGAGGCCCGCGCGCGGCCCGGAGGACAGCAGACGCAGGTCGTTGCAGCTCTTGGAGAGCTTGACGGCGATCCGCTTGAGCACACCGGACATCTGGACGAAGGCGCCGCAGTCCTGGGTGGCCTCGACCAGGTTGGCGGCGGTCACCAGGGGCAGCCAGGTGATGTCGGCGAGATGCCGGCGGGCGGACTCGGCGTACCCGACGGGGGCGTTGAGCCCGGTGCCGATCGCGGTGGCGCCCAGGTTGATCTCGTGGATCAGCTCGACCGCTTCCGCGAGCCGGCTGCGGTCCTCGTCGAGCATGACGGCGTAGGCCGAGAACTCCTGCCCGAGCGTCATGGGCACCGCGTCCTGGAGCTGGGTGCGCCCCATCTTCAGGACGTCCTGGAACTCGACGGCCTTGCGGGCGAAGGAGTCCTGCAGCAGGGCCATGGCCTTGAGCAGTCCGCGCACCGCGAAGACGGTCGCGATCTTGACGGCGGTCGGGTAGACGTCGTTCGTCGACTGGCCGAGGTTGACGTCCTCGTTGGGGTGCAGGTGCCGGTACTGGCCCTTCTCGTGCCCGAGCAGTTCCAGCGCCCGGTTGGCGACGACCTCGTTGGCGTTCATGTTGGTCGAGGTGCCGGCGCCGCCCTGGATGACGTCCACGACGAACTGGTCGTGCAGCTTGCCGCTGCGGATCTCGCGGCAGGCGGCGACGATCGCGGCCGCCTTCTTCGGCTCCAGCAGGCCGAGTTCCTCGTTGGCGAGGGCGGCGGCCTCCTTGACCGCGGCCAGGGCGTCGATCAGATG
Encoded proteins:
- the aspA gene encoding aspartate ammonia-lyase — its product is MTTVATRSEHDLLGDRDVPADAYWGVHTLRATENFPITGTPISVYPHLIDALAAVKEAAALANEELGLLEPKKAAAIVAACREIRSGKLHDQFVVDVIQGGAGTSTNMNANEVVANRALELLGHEKGQYRHLHPNEDVNLGQSTNDVYPTAVKIATVFAVRGLLKAMALLQDSFARKAVEFQDVLKMGRTQLQDAVPMTLGQEFSAYAVMLDEDRSRLAEAVELIHEINLGATAIGTGLNAPVGYAESARRHLADITWLPLVTAANLVEATQDCGAFVQMSGVLKRIAVKLSKSCNDLRLLSSGPRAGLGEINLPPVQAGSSIMPGKVNPVIPEVVNQVAFEVIGNDVAITMAAEAGQLQLNAFEPIILHSLSESITHLQSACVTLAERCVDGITANTEALRASVENSIGLVTALNPHIGYSAATDIAKEALVTGRGVAELVLEKGLLPAETLADLLRPEILAGSGAPSA
- a CDS encoding glutaminase, translated to MAIMTTTSSRTFLPVLEQIAEEMERTPGRGRPADYIPALAACDPRRFGMAVAEPDGTVYGVGDWRQPFSTQSITKVFTLALDLAREGDELWEHVGREPSGNPFNSLVQLEYENGIPRNPFINAGALVVTDRLQTRTGDAAGELLAFLRAESGNPALDFDKDVAASETAHGDRNAALAHFMVSYRNIDNPVPVLLDQYFRQCSIAASCADLALATGFLARHGIRADGTRLLTRSQAKQVNAVMLTCGTYDAAGEFAYRVGLPGKSGVGGGIIAVVPGRCTLCVWSPGLDERGNSVAGVAALDRFTTLTGLSVF